From Amia ocellicauda isolate fAmiCal2 chromosome 12, fAmiCal2.hap1, whole genome shotgun sequence, a single genomic window includes:
- the LOC136764432 gene encoding plasma protease C1 inhibitor: MGSSSCLCLCAILLFTKGSAMHFNETEGESIRFNCDFPHSNRTFYWTFTPRSHSSSSSSSSHDLFPSRRHVFYNNMTILTIKELREGDEGRYDCEVKSESDGKWMSKIVVFHIVPRDFAVVQWKDPVKAPAGGSVTLRCSVSHTLDPGDGQILWYRDTGYGTHRLEPEERGTEGGEMEGGKKDVVHVVERNIKLSTAPLVKEGVMEELNKEDRKWLEMTYTQKDPGSDGQRESVRGRVFWASKTRQEGDWSITIDQLIPSDSGIYYCMKRTEGVQEIPPTGVNLTVMDASSFCPPPTYSPLPTPPLTSPPPPTPFLLPHCRAKPLFPWPQCEGGPSRSGEAILGESLTEFAVKLYNFASTSQPSENLLLSPISIAGVLTHLLLGARGHTLSVLEKALSLPPSFNCVHEEMKKLGTSLGVSLETASAVYHNPELKLQDFFVNQSLQFYGAVPQPLTIGNEANRKLINDWVSEKTHGRITKLLDYVSPKTALILLNTVYYKGRWQQQFLESETEEGMFKTLGGRMVKVQVMRSDTYNLAVQYSTQLRAQVARFPLSDGVSAFFLLPVSSTPQALKDVEVKLGEKDGWRVLWKLAADMAKMPLLPSSVSLPRLSLEDQPDLLLMLESLGLEDLFNIPNLCAVSSSYPLSLSDAQHHAMLSFSEEGVEGGATSSLSFARSLPHFSALHPFILVLWSEGAGAPMFIGRVADPSQGQDRGSVV, from the exons ATGGGGTCATCCAGttgcctgtgtctctgtgctatTCTGCTGTTTACCAAG ggaagTGCAATGCACTTCAATGAAACAGAGGGAGAATCCATTAGGTTCAACTGTGACTTCCCACACAGTAATCGGACTTTCTACTGGACCTTCACCCCTCGCtcccattcctcctcctcctcctcctcctctcatgATCTCTTCCCATCCAGACGGCATGTTTTCTACAACAACATGACTATTCTGACCATCAAAGAGCTCAGAGAGGGGGATGAGGGGAGGTATGACTGTGAGGTGAAGAGTGAGAGTGATGGAAAGTGGATGAGTAAGATTGTGGTGTTCCACATTGTGCcaagag actttGCAGTTGTGCAGTGGAAGGACCCAGTGAAGGCACCTGCAGGGGGCAGTGTGACACTGCGCTGCTCTGTGTCCCACACCCTGGACCCTGGGGACGGGCAGATCCTCTGGTACAGAGACACAGGGTATGGGACTCACAGACTGGAGCCCgaggagagagggacagagggaggagagatggagggagggaagaAGGATGTAGTGCATGTTGTGGAGAGGAATATTAAACTCTCCACCGCTCCCCTGGTGAAAGAGGGAGTGATGGAAGAGCTGAATAAGGAAGACAGAAAGTGGCTGGAGATGACTTACACTCAAAAGGACCCAGGGAGTGATGGACAGAGAGAAAGTGTGAGAGGGAGGGTCTTCTGGGCAAGCAAGACCCGTCAGGAAGGCGACTGGTCCATAACAATCGACCAGCTCATCCCTAGCGACAGCGGAATATATTATTGTATGAAGAGGACAGAGGGTGTGCAGGAGATACCACCCACGGGGGTGAACCTGACTGTGATGG ATGCCTCGTCATTCTGCCCCCCTCCCACCTATTCCCCCCTTCCAACACCCCCCCTCacttcccctcccccccccacccccttcctcctcccccATTGCCGTGCCAAGCCCCTGTTTCCGTGGCCGCAGTGCGAGGGGGGGCCCTCACGCTCAGGGGAAGCGATCCTGGGGGAGTCTCTGACTGAATTTGCCGTCAAGCTCTACAATTTCGCCAGCACATCACAGCCCAGCGAGAACCTGCTGCTTTCACCAATCAGCATAGCTGGAGTGCTGACACACCTCCTgctgg GGGCTCGTGGTCATACCCTCTCTGTGCTGGAGAAGGCGCTGTCTCTGCCTCCCAGCTTTAACTGCGTCCATGAGGAGATGAAGAAGTTGGGGACGAGTCTGGGGGTGAGCCTTGAGACAGCCTCAGCTGTATACCACAACCCAG AGCTGAAACTGCAAGACTTCTTTGTCAACCAATCGCTGCAGTTCTATGGAGCTGTGCCTCAACCCCTGACCATTGGCAACGAGGCAAACAGAAAGCTGATCAATGATTGGGTGTCGGAGAAGACCCATGGGCGAATCACCAAATTACTAGACTATGTCTCACCCAAGACTGCCCTGATACtcctgaacactgtgtattacaaag ggcgcTGGCAGCAGCAGTTCTTGGAGTCAGAAACAGAGGAGGGAATGTTTAAGACACTGGGGGGCCGCATGGTCAAGGTGCAGGTCATGAGAAGCGACACATACAACCTGGCTGTACAGTACAGCACCCAGCTCAGAGCACAG GTGGCCCGGTTCCCTCTCTCTGATGGGGTCAGCGCTTTCTTCCTCCTCCCTGTCTCCTCCACCCCACAGGCTCTCAAGGATGTAGAGGTGAAACTGGGGGAGAAGGATGGGTGGAGAGTGCTGTGGAAACTGGCTGCTGACATGGCAAAAATGCCCCTCCTGCCCAGTTCGGTGTCCCTGCCCCGCCTGTCATTGGAGGACCAGCCTGACCTGCTGCTAATGCTGGAATCACTGG GTCTGGAGGATCTCTTCAACATTCCTAACCTGTGTGCTGTCTCCTCCTcctaccccctctctctctccgatGCCCAGCACCACGCAATGCTCTCTTTCTCTGAGGAGGGAGTGGAGGGAGGGGCgacctcctccctctcctttgctcgctccctccctcactTCTCTGCCCTCCATCCCTTCATCCTGGTGCTGTGGAGCGAGGGAGCTGGGGCACCAATGTTTATCGGACGAGTGGCCGACCCCAGTCAGGGGCAGGACAGAGGGAGCGTGGTGTAG